The Bacillota bacterium genome contains a region encoding:
- a CDS encoding tripartite tricarboxylate transporter substrate binding protein, producing MKSRLSIYFLIVMMVLVSVAAGCTKQPAAPADNSAESQKIKYPEKPITLIVPFAAGGGTDIGTRIVAKYAEKYLGQPLVVKNVDGGGSEVGVTQMVNSTPDGYTICGFNSASVILTTMRKANYHPVDDVEPICLVVSDPRLFAVRANETRFTDAASFIQYAKENPNKLTIGTSGAGTSGHLSILVMNKAAGVEAQPVHFGGAGESKAAFLGGHIDAIAQTYGEVLGMIKDGSAKVVAVATEERMPELPDVPTFKEVGIDLVIASNRGFAAPKGTPKEIIDILAEAFRKAAEDPEYLAEMEKMGLPAKYLGPEEFGELIRSEYEIYTPIGKELSQQ from the coding sequence ATGAAAAGCAGGTTATCAATCTATTTTCTTATCGTCATGATGGTATTGGTTTCGGTAGCCGCTGGATGCACCAAGCAACCTGCTGCTCCTGCCGACAACTCCGCAGAAAGCCAGAAGATCAAATATCCTGAGAAGCCGATTACGCTGATAGTTCCCTTTGCGGCAGGTGGCGGTACGGATATTGGAACCAGAATTGTTGCCAAGTATGCCGAAAAGTACTTGGGACAGCCTCTAGTGGTTAAAAACGTAGACGGCGGAGGCAGCGAGGTGGGGGTTACCCAGATGGTGAATTCTACGCCCGACGGCTATACCATTTGCGGTTTCAATTCCGCTTCGGTAATACTGACGACCATGAGGAAGGCCAATTACCATCCGGTCGATGACGTAGAACCAATCTGTCTGGTGGTATCTGACCCAAGGTTATTTGCAGTTAGGGCTAATGAGACAAGATTTACCGATGCAGCAAGCTTTATTCAGTACGCGAAGGAGAACCCAAACAAACTGACCATTGGAACTTCAGGCGCGGGCACATCAGGGCATCTGTCAATTCTGGTCATGAATAAAGCTGCGGGAGTTGAGGCCCAACCGGTCCACTTTGGAGGAGCGGGAGAGTCGAAGGCTGCTTTCCTGGGAGGCCATATTGATGCTATCGCCCAGACCTACGGCGAAGTACTGGGGATGATAAAGGACGGTTCGGCCAAGGTTGTTGCGGTAGCCACAGAGGAAAGGATGCCCGAGCTTCCCGATGTTCCAACCTTCAAAGAAGTCGGCATAGACCTTGTTATTGCTTCCAACAGGGGCTTTGCAGCGCCCAAAGGCACACCCAAGGAAATCATAGACATACTTGCGGAAGCCTTCAGGAAAGCCGCCGAGGACCCCGAATACTTAGCGGAAATGGAGAAGATGGGTCTTCCGGCAAAATACCTGGGTCCGGAGGAGTTCGGAGAGCTGATTCGTTCAGAGTATGAAATCTATACTCCAATAGGCAAAGAGCTATCTCAGCAATAG
- a CDS encoding tripartite tricarboxylate transporter TctB family protein has protein sequence MALDRKISLVLVGVFVAFYAASYRYPPEIVAFPRFLLWIFLGLCVLLFAFPKGHPNYNFRSIISKEKVAAALMLVAYAVVFPILGFFATTFVFAVVYMSVFNKKDWKKYIIIAAVYLTIIYFVFQKWLYVWFPEGLIM, from the coding sequence TTGGCACTGGACAGAAAGATTTCATTGGTGTTGGTAGGTGTATTTGTTGCATTTTATGCGGCATCCTATAGGTATCCGCCCGAGATTGTTGCATTTCCTCGTTTTCTGCTGTGGATTTTTTTGGGCTTGTGTGTCCTGTTGTTTGCTTTTCCCAAAGGACATCCCAATTATAACTTTAGGTCAATAATATCGAAAGAAAAGGTTGCTGCTGCATTGATGCTCGTTGCTTATGCTGTTGTGTTTCCGATTTTAGGATTCTTTGCAACCACGTTTGTGTTTGCAGTGGTATATATGAGTGTTTTCAATAAAAAGGACTGGAAAAAGTATATTATAATAGCAGCGGTATACCTGACAATCATCTATTTTGTTTTTCAAAAATGGCTGTATGTCTGGTTCCCAGAAGGTTTGATAATGTAG
- a CDS encoding tripartite tricarboxylate transporter permease, giving the protein MDMNFMVAIKNIFTVTNILLAAGGTLMGIIFGALPGFTAAMGVAVLLPITFGMPPASGLILLGALFGGAMYGGSISAILINTPGTPAAAATILDGHPMAKKGLAGEALREAVFASFLGGIFGVTVLLLFAPPLAKISLMFGPPEYFLLAIFGLTIIAAISEESLFKGLIAGVLGLLISTIGMDPLLGTPRFTMGIVNLIDGVQLVPAMIGLFSIPETLALVSSYLNKDTVSLINTTELRKIKVGFPNLRHIKSHAMIYLKSSMIGTYVGMLPGAGGSIASFMAYNEAKRSSKHPEKFGTGISEGIAASESANNAMASGALIPMLTLGVPGDSVAAIIMGGLMVHGLEPGAQLFARNGDIVYTFIIALYLANVMMLLFGTFCAPYFTIVTNTPKHILSACVMMLTVIGSYALRGNVFDVYVMITFGLLGYIMKSHGFSVIPTVLGIILGPIAEKGLNGTIAISHGENILLFMLSRPISLILIVFTLLSVGVPLYRRIKGSRGKTAGNVE; this is encoded by the coding sequence ATGGATATGAATTTTATGGTGGCTATTAAGAACATATTTACCGTAACCAATATTTTGCTGGCTGCCGGCGGTACACTGATGGGCATTATTTTTGGCGCACTGCCGGGATTTACCGCGGCCATGGGCGTTGCAGTACTGCTGCCCATTACCTTTGGTATGCCTCCCGCTTCGGGATTGATACTGCTGGGTGCTCTTTTCGGAGGTGCTATGTACGGGGGTTCTATTTCAGCAATTCTTATTAATACGCCCGGCACCCCCGCTGCTGCTGCAACCATTCTGGATGGACACCCGATGGCAAAGAAGGGCCTGGCGGGGGAAGCGCTGCGCGAAGCTGTGTTCGCTTCGTTCCTAGGGGGTATTTTTGGCGTAACGGTACTGCTTTTATTCGCTCCGCCCCTTGCAAAAATATCCCTGATGTTTGGACCGCCCGAATATTTTCTGCTGGCAATATTCGGACTGACAATAATTGCGGCAATAAGCGAAGAGTCGCTTTTTAAAGGTTTGATTGCAGGGGTTTTGGGGCTCCTGATTAGCACCATTGGCATGGACCCTCTGCTTGGTACGCCGAGATTTACCATGGGGATTGTAAACCTAATCGATGGAGTGCAGTTGGTCCCCGCAATGATTGGTCTTTTTTCAATACCGGAGACCCTGGCTCTGGTGAGCAGTTATCTGAACAAAGACACCGTAAGCTTGATAAATACCACTGAGTTAAGAAAGATAAAGGTAGGCTTCCCTAATCTAAGGCACATTAAGAGCCATGCGATGATTTATTTGAAGTCGTCCATGATAGGCACCTACGTTGGCATGCTGCCGGGTGCGGGAGGCAGTATAGCCAGCTTCATGGCGTACAACGAAGCCAAAAGGTCATCCAAGCACCCTGAGAAGTTTGGCACGGGTATATCCGAAGGGATTGCAGCTTCGGAATCTGCTAACAATGCCATGGCGAGCGGGGCATTGATACCAATGCTTACTCTGGGAGTGCCCGGCGACTCTGTTGCTGCCATTATAATGGGAGGGCTTATGGTCCACGGGTTGGAGCCCGGGGCACAGCTGTTCGCGCGCAACGGAGACATTGTGTATACCTTTATCATTGCACTGTATTTGGCTAATGTAATGATGCTTTTGTTCGGCACTTTCTGCGCGCCGTATTTCACCATTGTAACTAATACGCCCAAACATATCCTGTCGGCATGCGTAATGATGCTTACGGTAATAGGCTCTTACGCCTTAAGGGGCAATGTGTTTGACGTATATGTAATGATAACGTTTGGTCTCCTCGGCTATATTATGAAGTCCCACGGTTTCAGTGTCATACCGACGGTATTGGGAATTATATTGGGGCCTATTGCCGAGAAGGGACTAAATGGTACAATTGCCATCTCGCACGGCGAAAATATACTGTTGTTTATGCTTTCAAGACCTATATCTCTTATTCTAATAGTATTTACCCTGCTTTCAGTTGGTGTGCCTTTATATCGCAGAATTAAGGGAAGTAGAGGCAAAACTGCTGGAAATGTTGAATAG
- a CDS encoding NAD(P)-dependent oxidoreductase codes for MKTPKVGFIGFGEAAYNIAKGLKEEGISEVTAYDKFWNIEPQAAIIGKRAKDANIALAPSLAEMIEKSDFIFSAVSANLALPLAKEAQPYLKEGKCFADLNAASPMTKEAVSEVVLETGASFVDAAVMGPVPVYKHKVPISVCGNGARHFQETFSAYGMDITYMGEKPGSSSASKMFRSIFMKGFVTILLETVIASHKYRVEDDVLSSIQKTLEEGPFLEVINNLLTRGVIHSARREHEMEEVIATLQSLGVDYTMSEGTKNKLRWCTQMGFKEYFQGVPPQDFHQILDAYDKLTGCE; via the coding sequence ATGAAGACACCCAAGGTGGGTTTTATCGGGTTTGGAGAGGCTGCTTACAATATTGCGAAGGGCTTGAAGGAAGAAGGCATATCCGAGGTAACAGCCTATGACAAGTTCTGGAACATTGAGCCTCAGGCTGCAATTATTGGGAAAAGGGCCAAGGATGCGAATATTGCTCTGGCGCCAAGCCTGGCTGAGATGATAGAGAAATCCGACTTTATCTTCAGCGCTGTCAGCGCTAACCTGGCCTTGCCCTTGGCCAAGGAGGCCCAGCCATACCTGAAGGAGGGGAAATGTTTTGCGGATTTAAACGCGGCCTCTCCTATGACAAAAGAAGCGGTCTCGGAAGTAGTCCTTGAGACAGGGGCATCCTTTGTGGATGCGGCGGTAATGGGACCGGTTCCGGTGTATAAGCATAAAGTTCCCATATCTGTCTGTGGCAATGGAGCGAGACATTTCCAAGAAACGTTTTCTGCATATGGCATGGACATAACTTATATGGGTGAAAAACCCGGCAGTTCTTCTGCATCAAAGATGTTCAGAAGCATCTTTATGAAGGGTTTTGTAACCATTCTGCTGGAAACGGTTATTGCCAGCCATAAATACCGGGTAGAGGACGATGTCCTGTCCTCCATACAGAAAACCCTTGAAGAAGGGCCATTCCTTGAAGTAATAAACAACCTGTTGACCAGAGGGGTTATCCATTCAGCTCGGCGCGAACACGAAATGGAGGAGGTAATTGCGACTCTGCAAAGTCTAGGCGTGGATTATACCATGTCTGAAGGCACCAAAAATAAATTAAGATGGTGCACCCAAATGGGCTTTAAGGAATATTTTCAAGGTGTTCCCCCGCAGGACTTCCATCAAATTTTGGATGCCTATGACAAGCTGACCGGTTGTGAATAA
- a CDS encoding RraA family protein has translation MSNGKHGFRIRYEIERPSKEALEQLSAYSTPNICDGMSRFGAMEHMIKPLSSKYKIVGPAITVKVRPGDNLMLHKAIDVAQSGDILVVDTSGCYTNAVLGELICMSALEKKLGGIVVDGAVRDVDELLELGFPVFAKAVIPTACDKDGPGEINYPISCGGIPVNPGDIIVGDVNGVAVVPQSDLAGLLPNIEKKLSYEARRKVEIKEGVIVSRDIDKILSEKGVL, from the coding sequence TTGAGCAACGGAAAACACGGGTTTAGAATCAGATACGAGATTGAAAGGCCTTCGAAGGAAGCCCTGGAGCAGCTTTCCGCATACAGCACACCGAACATATGCGACGGCATGTCAAGGTTCGGAGCAATGGAGCACATGATAAAACCCCTCAGCAGTAAATATAAGATTGTAGGGCCGGCCATAACAGTAAAAGTAAGGCCCGGGGATAACCTCATGCTGCACAAAGCCATTGACGTAGCCCAGAGCGGAGATATTTTGGTTGTGGATACATCGGGCTGCTATACCAATGCAGTGCTTGGCGAGCTCATATGCATGTCCGCTTTGGAAAAGAAATTGGGAGGCATTGTCGTCGATGGCGCCGTAAGGGATGTTGACGAACTGCTGGAATTAGGGTTTCCGGTATTTGCTAAGGCCGTTATACCTACGGCTTGCGACAAGGACGGCCCCGGAGAGATAAACTATCCCATATCCTGCGGCGGCATACCGGTGAATCCGGGCGACATAATAGTCGGTGATGTGAATGGCGTTGCTGTGGTGCCCCAAAGCGATTTAGCCGGCCTTCTTCCCAATATTGAAAAAAAACTGAGCTATGAGGCCAGACGGAAGGTAGAGATTAAAGAGGGCGTAATCGTATCAAGGGATATAGATAAAATTTTGAGTGAAAAGGGTGTACTATAG